A genomic segment from Actinomyces lilanjuaniae encodes:
- a CDS encoding sensor histidine kinase: MLPVAAVVPLGLYQTAVHQLFLLSCSLIPGMLLRHRDLALQREISSAADHLAYTRAVAREMHDLVAYSMSQAALRAQRAAADSTYPAEAQKEFSAIAAAAVDALHELRLVLGPLRRGQRFWPNSSLTHPDALGVDLETAVQAISDDLAASGFSVTFHSTGDSQCSRLQAATLSRVAREMGANILRHGTTYQPVTITLARRPEQVRLVMTNGVSVATSHNLPASGTGIQGMRERLAAIDGTLATLKEGDTWMASATVPLSPSSSTFPETP, translated from the coding sequence GTGCTCCCAGTGGCCGCCGTCGTCCCCCTCGGCCTCTACCAGACCGCCGTCCACCAGTTGTTTCTCCTCAGCTGCTCGCTCATCCCGGGAATGCTCCTGCGTCACCGCGACCTCGCCCTTCAGCGGGAGATCTCCAGCGCCGCCGACCACCTGGCCTACACCCGGGCGGTGGCCAGAGAGATGCACGACCTGGTGGCCTACTCCATGTCCCAGGCCGCGCTACGCGCTCAGCGCGCGGCAGCCGACAGCACCTACCCAGCTGAGGCCCAGAAGGAGTTCAGCGCCATCGCAGCCGCCGCAGTCGACGCCCTGCACGAACTTCGACTTGTCCTGGGACCGCTGCGCCGCGGCCAGAGGTTCTGGCCAAACTCTTCGCTCACTCACCCGGACGCCCTAGGAGTCGACCTGGAGACAGCCGTGCAGGCCATCAGCGACGACCTGGCTGCCTCCGGCTTCAGCGTCACCTTCCACAGCACCGGAGACAGTCAGTGCAGCCGCCTCCAGGCTGCTACCCTCTCCAGAGTTGCTCGGGAGATGGGTGCCAACATCCTGCGGCACGGCACGACCTACCAGCCGGTCACGATCACCCTCGCCCGGCGGCCTGAGCAGGTGCGCCTAGTGATGACCAACGGTGTCTCAGTGGCGACCTCCCACAACCTCCCCGCCTCCGGCACCGGCATTCAAGGAATGAGGGAGAGACTGGCTGCTATCGACGGCACTCTGGCGACGCTCAAGGAGGGGGACACCTGGATGGCCTCAGCCACTGTCCCTCTCTCCCCGTCGTCCTCGACCTTCCCGGAGACACCCTGA
- a CDS encoding response regulator yields MTSTETTATISIGIADDDPLVRRTLTGLLSGTGQVHVAWTAKDGQEALELIRSPDTPPVQALLLDVQMPRTDGLVLTQILHKEVPDLAVLILTAFATDSVMEKAMAAGVRGVVAKDDDIGSLVGAIQQAVAGNFVMSPTCSAVVAEHLRPDGAHSTSHSSPSSPGKSQQHASAALPSGVTLTAREQEILALLAESLTNKQIARRLTLSQATVKAHVSAIIAKLGVRDRVGAVVYALNNHLL; encoded by the coding sequence ATGACCAGCACCGAGACCACCGCCACGATCAGCATCGGGATCGCCGACGACGACCCCCTGGTACGCCGCACCCTCACTGGCCTGCTGTCCGGCACCGGGCAGGTTCACGTCGCCTGGACCGCCAAGGACGGCCAGGAGGCCCTCGAGCTCATCCGCTCCCCGGACACCCCACCCGTCCAGGCGCTCCTTCTCGATGTCCAGATGCCCCGCACGGACGGGCTCGTCCTTACCCAGATCCTCCACAAAGAGGTCCCCGACCTGGCTGTCCTCATCCTGACCGCCTTTGCCACCGACTCCGTCATGGAGAAGGCCATGGCCGCAGGGGTGCGCGGGGTCGTCGCCAAGGACGACGACATCGGCTCCTTGGTAGGAGCCATCCAGCAGGCTGTCGCAGGCAACTTTGTCATGTCCCCGACGTGCTCAGCCGTCGTCGCGGAGCACCTCCGGCCAGACGGTGCCCACAGTACCTCCCACTCATCGCCCTCCTCACCTGGGAAGTCGCAGCAGCACGCCTCTGCGGCACTCCCCAGCGGCGTCACACTGACCGCCCGGGAGCAGGAGATCCTGGCCCTCCTCGCTGAGTCCCTGACCAATAAGCAGATCGCCCGCCGTCTTACCCTCAGCCAGGCCACGGTCAAGGCTCACGTCTCCGCCATTATCGCCAAGCTCGGCGTGCGGGACCGGGTCGGCGCCGTCGTCTACGCCCTCAACAACCACCTCCTCTAG